The following are encoded together in the Malaya genurostris strain Urasoe2022 chromosome 3, Malgen_1.1, whole genome shotgun sequence genome:
- the LOC131436498 gene encoding C-type lectin mannose-binding isoform-like, protein MDVVLRLCIVFIVAEQIICLPQNKYHISTYTSNWFEAVEYCHRLGMRLAVVDSSEKHDAIVKAASATGLQSTGFFGLWLGASDLARSKSFVWHDTGDRVTFAKWKEGEPNGQNERCVNLYHWPLQGFEWTWNNAPCDTSLYAICENRIQCAVEQF, encoded by the exons ATGGACGTCGTCTTGAGATTGTGCATCGTTTTCATAGTGGCTGAACAGATTATTTGCCTTCCGCAAAACAAGTATCACATTTCGACGTACACG AGCAATTGGTTCGAAGCGGTAGAATACTGCCATCGGCTAGGCATGCGACTGGCCGTCGTGGATTCAAGCGAAAAACACGATGCCATCGTAAAGGCAGCTTCGGCAACGGGACTTCAGTCGACCGGATTTTTCGGTCTCTGGTTGGGTGCAAGTGATCTGGCCCGTAGTAAATCATTCGTTTGGCACGATACCGGAGACCGGGTAACCTTCGCGAAGTGGAAGGAGGGCGAACCGAACGGTCAGAACGAGCGCTGCGTGAATCTTTATCACTGGCCGCTTCAAGGTTTCGAGTGGACCTGGAACAATGCTCCGTGCGACACCAGTTTGTATGCTATCTGCGAAAACAGAATCCAGTGCGCCGTTGAGCAATTTTAG
- the LOC131436823 gene encoding C-type lectin 37Da-like: protein MFATTEITLIVTILLSISVNQLNSAVQNGYHIAPYSSNWFEAVEYCNRLGMRLAVVDTADKHDAVVKEAQETGLWTSGFLGIWLGASDLARSNIHIWQDTGARVTFSRWNSGQPSGGSEHCMNLYYWVGQKFNWTWNDAPCDTSLYAICEPRKGCCERPVC, encoded by the exons ATGTTTGCGACTACGGAAATCACTCTGATAGTTACTATTCTACTTTCTATCAGCGTAAATCAGCTGAACTCTGCTGTTCAGAATGGATATCACATTGCTCCATACAGT AGCAATTGGTTCGAAGCTGTAGAGTATTGTAACCGATTGGGAATGCGGTTGGCCGTCGTCGATACCGCAGACAAGCACGATGCCGTGGTTAAAGAAGCGCAAGAAACGGGATTGTGGACAAGTGGATTCCTAGGTATTTGGCTGGGTGCTAGCGATCTAGCCAGATCGAACATACACATTTGGCAAGATACGGGAGCACGGGTGACCTTTTCCAGATGGAACTCGGGCCAACCGTCCGGGGGCAGTGAGCATTGCATGAACTTGTACTATTGGGTGGGGCAAAAATTCAATTGGACATGGAATGATGCTCCCTGCGATACGAGCTTATATGCGATATGTGAACCAAGAAAGGGATGCTGTGAGCGACCAGTTTGCTGA